Within Triticum dicoccoides isolate Atlit2015 ecotype Zavitan chromosome 1B, WEW_v2.0, whole genome shotgun sequence, the genomic segment GCCAAACCACATGCGATAAGTTTCACCAAAAAAATACACACTATCATGAGTTTTCCAAGTTGCCCGCCACATTGCAAGAGCCCCTGGGCGCCAAATGCAAATCCGAAAGTGAATCTTGTGATCCATCTTCTCTGGCGAATAATTACAACGTCAAATCAAAAGCGCGTTACATGTATGCATGCTCAATCTACTACTAATATGTGTGCTACCGTTCATTGATACTTTGACCCAGCTAGCATCCAGTGGCCGCATGAAGGTGACGCTATAACTTGCTGAGGATAAGATGAACGAATGGATATGGTTTGCTGAGGATAAGATGATACCCATTGTTTCGTGAAGTGAATGATGGCATCGCTTGTTTTTTTTTCAAACATGGGGAAGGGACTTGCATGCCCAAATCTGGCCTTAGATTAACAAAGCAAGGAATAGCCGGCGAACCTCCCTAGTCGTCCAAATCGCACGCCCGAAACATTTTATATTTCTGTAGTTGATATGTAGCTCAAGAGTGGAGTTCAATACACATGTTGATGAAGAATACATGTATGCACCAAGGTCATTTGGAATCTCCAAGGAGAACAAGAACGGAAGAGCAGGAGCGCGGAACTGCCTCTTACCTCTCCCCCGCCTCCACGAAGGCAAATAAAAGAGAGCCAACAGGGAGCCTGCCCCTcccggtctgtggtcccgtcgatcTTATTATTAGGGCCTTTTTCACTCCTCTGACCTTATGAGGAAACTTTAGCACAAAATGAACTCCACACAAAACAATTTCACAATCTGACCCTTTTCAGAAACGCCAAAGGCCGTGGCGTTGCTGCACTATATGAAAACGCCGAACTAGCTAGCGTTGCTGGCCTGATCGAGATGCTACGTGACAGGGCTAAAACGCCAAAGTTTGTTGCGTTGTTGGAAACGCCAAGGGGGTGGGCGTTGCTGCTCAAGCATGCAACGCCAAGGATGGTTGGTGTTTCACCTAGCTTTTCATATTTTTCATTTATTTATGAAGTGAAGCAACGCTATCTAGTTTGACGTTTCCAAATAGAGAAGAAACGCCACGGCTTGTGGCGTTACTAAAAGGGTCAGATTATGAAATAATTTTGTGTGAAGTTCATTTTGTACTAAAGTTTTTTGAAAGGGTCAAAATAGTGAAACAAGCCTATTATTAGAGAGGCTCTCACCAGATCTTCTATACACCGCTACGATCCACCTTAGAGAATATCAAGTAGAGGAGGAAGATGCGAAGCCAGCGCCACTCACAAGCGCCAGCACACCTCTTGACCTGTACAAAAGAATGGAGGAGCACATGAGAGCGCCAGCAACCGTAGTTGCACcacgccatgaatctggcaggaacGCGACGGCACGGGAACCACCATCACTGAAGATACTTCCTTCGCCTCATTGCCCTCAATACAAACTTGAGGGAAAATAAAAAGGATCGGAGTAGTTATCGAATTTGGATCCAAACGCCTCATTATTCATTGGGGAGAAGCAAAGAAACAAGAAACCTACCACTACTCACCAAAGATCCCCCCCTTCCACCACCATTTTGGTTGGCAACaccgaagaggggaaggagagcgGCCCGAATCTACTGCACAAGGGCCGACCTCAGTCCAAGTTAATCTAGGTGGAAGGGGGAGTGGAAGAGAGGGGTGGGGATATCTGAACGACCAATGCTACACAGACGAATGATATGGTACAAGATTTATGGAGTGGCTTACGTAGGACTCTGAGGTTGGAGAATTAGGGNNNNNNNNNNNNNNNNNNNNNNNNNNNNNNNNNNNNNNNNNNNNNNNNNNNNNNNNNNNNNNNNNNNNNNNNNNNNNNNNNNNNNNNNNNNNNNNNNNNNNNNNNNNNNNNNNNNNNNNNNNNNNNNNNNNNNNNNNNNNNNNNNNNNNNNNNNNNNNNNNNNNNNNNNNNNNNNNNNNNNNNNNNNNNNNNNNNNNNNNNNNNNNNNNNNNNNNNNNNNNNNNNNNNNNNNNNNNNNNNNNNNNNNNNNNNNNNNNNNNNNNNNNNNNNNNNNNNNNNNNNNNNNNNNNNNNNNNNNNNNNNNNNNNNNNNNNNNNNNNNNNNNNNNNNNNNNNNNNNNNNNNNNNNNNNNNNNNNNNNNNNNNNNNNNNNNNNNNNNNNNNNNNNNNNNNNNNNNNNNNNNNNNNNNNNNNNNNNNNNNNNNNNNNNNNNNNNNNNNNNNNNNNNNNNNNNNNNNNNNNNNNNNNNNNNNNNNNNNNNNNNNNNNNNNNNNNNNNNNNNNNNNNNNNNNNNNNNNNNNNNNNNNNNNNNNNNNNNNNNNNNNNNNNNNNNNNNNNNNNNNNNNNNNNNNNNNNNNNNNNNNNNNNNNNNNNNNNNNNNNNNNNNNNNNNNNNNNNNNNNNNNNNNNNNNNNNNNNNNNNNNNNNNNNNNNNNNNNNNNNNGTCTCATAACAATAGTTTTGCTACTTCTCAGGTACCTGAATTTTTTTGTTGCGTAAGTCAGTTTTTCCTTCATCCCAAATGCACGAGATGTGCACGCCAAACCTCGCCGAAGTAGAAGAAGCCTCAGCCTGGACAGCACGAGTGGGCTTTCCGGCCCGCTCGTGGCCCGTTTAGGACCGGCCCGTACGGTCCAGGCCCGACAGAAAAACTAGCCGGTCCGAGCCCAGAAAAGGAGATCGAAAATTtttcggtccggtccggtctttaTCCGGGCCGACCGAGCGGACCGCTGGCGGCAAGGCCCATCAAGTGTACAGATCAAGCCATCGAGGCCCACCCCGAGCCGAGCGACCCCCTCCCCTCGTTCCATTCCCCCTGGCTCGATTCCTTCTTTGTTCtgcccctccagcgcctcctcctctgttcctttaTCCTCGTCGTCACGGCCACCGGCAACCCCCGAGCGAACCACCGCGTCTCCGAGCACCGCCGCATCGCCATCTTCCTGCATGTGCGATGAATTGGTCCAGACGCCGCCTACACGATGCACGCATCCTCTCTTCCCCGACCAAGTCCGCCATCAATTTTGTCGCAGTCGTCAAGTCCTAGCCTTACTGACGTGATGAAGCAGTGCAACCTGTGCACGCAGGCACGCAGGGCACGAACTGTATCTCCTTCTTTGCCCGTCATGTCGGCAAACACTCTTGAATAAATCCGAAGCTCCTGTCACGTTTTCAGttagttcagttaacactttggttttTAGGCTCGAACACTTTCCTTCTGTTAGCTAGTTTAGCTCGCGGGTCTAACTGCCTGGAGCCAGACTCGCGCCGTCGGTCTGCTCGTGGAACGGCACCGGTGTTGTAGATCACGACGACGCAAAGTCAGGGGCCACGAAGCCTTGTTTCCCGTTCTGTAAGTCTGACTAATAGAACAGAAAAGGTCTGAAGTTTGTGCAGCGCAAAACACCTGTATCTTCCTTTTTTTCTTGAGCAATCTCTCGTTCGCGTGGGTTTGTTCCAAGGGCACCTCTGGTGCAGACAAACACGCTGGAGAACGCACACACGTTGGTGTGCCCCGTCTTGTTCCCCATGATCTGGAAGTTGATCTCGTCATGATTGTCCCAATGTCTGAATTTGGCAATTAATTGATGCACATACAGTTAGAATTGCATGCAATACAAGCTGATTAGCAATCTGAAACTGGAAGCGCCGATGTACATACCTAGTATGTGCTGACGGTAACGGTACCGACGGGCGGCGGAGTTCTCCAGGACGAGCTTGATGTTGACAGAGATGCTACCATAGATGAACTGCCTCTTCGTCTGCAGCAAGCAGCCGGAGTAGTTGATCTTTAGGACAGGGCACAACACAGACGAACGCACGCCGGCGCAAGGCACACATGCAGCTCACGTTCCCCCTCCTCGCCGGTCCGGTCCAGGGAAACAGGCCCGCTGGGCacttcggtccggtccggtccggaccggtcgCGGCCGGTCCAAAGCACGGTtcggtcagggaccggaccggctcggaccgtgtccaccctgaaaGAAGCCCCACTATCTATCTTGGGGGGAGGGGGAGTTATAGTCTCATTATCGATCTTAGGGGGGCAGCCACATCCCATTATGTATTTTAAGGGTAGGGGTCCAGCGGATCATCGGAGTTGTTCACTAGTGCGACTGGGCTTGGAGGGATGGCCGGGACAGTGGCCAGCACAACGGTGGGAGGGATGGCGGGGCGGAGATAGCCACCGGCTAGCCGGGGAGTgaaggggaaggggaaggaggcaggaggttaGTCATGGGTTGGCTGGCGGCTgcgtgaggaagaagaaggtgcAGGTTAAAGATAAACAATGCTTGATCTATTCTTAGCTCTTGGATGAAGATCTAATGGACTTTGATGAAAGTGAAGTGATAGATGATACTTTTTTTCAGGTACCTTTTTTTTGTTAGGGATGTTTTTTCAGGTACCTGATAAGTGCCGGGGAGAGTACGTACTCCCGTTGTCTCGCCATGTTACACGATATATGCACGGGTAGCATGCACGCCCAAGACTACGGTAGGGTCGTCCcctagttgttgttttttttccAAAACGAAAGGTGCATGCTCTCTGATTGATCGATCCATCTACTAGTTGGTCGGGGGTTGGGACCTGGCTAAGCTAGCTCGCTCCTGCCTCGCGGCGTACGTATCTGTTTGGTATATACTCTGGCCAACATATATACCCGAGTGAGTGTGACAGGGATGCACGATCTTCTAGCACGTACGTGCTAGATTTTGTTGATATTTTGTGCGCGGGTGCTCAGCTAGCTAGCTGTGAGCGCATATATAATGGAGATATTTTGTTGATTTTGTTGATATGTTGCATCGATTTGAACACGTGGGGTGGCACGCATCGACCGACCTCCATGCAACGAATAATGGAGATATGAAAGGCCAGTGCCTCCAAGAGCCAACATGTGAAGATGGTCCGCTGAGGATAAGATGATAGAATCTTCCTCCATTGTTgctctttttttccttcttcctccACACCATTACTGCATGTATGTTCCATAGAATGGGATGCTCTGTCCAAGATTTTCCAACCTCCAAAATATAAAAAGACCACAATGCTAGGGATCTGCCATAGCCACAAATATCATAGACCGatcccacaacaacaacaacaacaacaacaacaacaacaacaaaacatcACACATTGATGACCACTTTTGCCAAAGATATGGGATAAGTTTCACCTAAAAACACACTCAGATTATGAGTTATCCATGTTGCCCATGCCAGCGCATTGCAGCAGCCCTTGCCACATGCAAATCCGAGAGTTAATCGTGTGTTCGATCTCCTCAGACGAATTACAGCGTCAAATAAAAAGTGTGTAACACGTATGCATGCTCGATCTGCTAGTAACGTGGTGCTACCATTTATTGATACTTTGCCACGGCTAGCATGCAGTGACCGCATGAACGTGATGTTGTAGCTGGCTAGGATCTTCTTCGATCTACATAGATTTTCAAACATCGATAATGGAtattgatctattcatcttcaataatAGTAGTACAACGTAgactagaaaaaaaattaaaaattacaTCCCATCCGCAGACCATGTAGTGATGACTACAAGCTCTGAGGCGAGCCGAAGGCGTGCTGCTGtaatcgcccctccctcgccggagccgggcaaacaTTATTGTAGTAGATAGCCGTGAAGTTGTCATGCTAAGGCCACATAGAActaacgcaccagaacagcaaccgccaccGATGAAGAGTGTAAATCTGAAGTATCCAACCTCAAGACACAAGAACATAGATGAACGATGAACATATCCGAGAAAATCCAGCAAagacagatccgccggagacacacctccagacGCCCACCGGCGATGCTAGACATATCAACGGAACAGGGAGTAGGTGGGGAGACCTTATTCCATCTTAAGGGAGCCGCCGCCATCTCACCTTCCTAAGCAGGacaaaaaccctaacaaaactcaaaaaaAAAAGATCTAAAAATGGAGCCCTCCCACCGGAAAGGGTCGGGATCCACCCCGCCCCCCTTGGCCCTAAGGCCAGCGGTGACGGGGTGGACCGGCGACGGCACCGACAGGAGGCACAGGAACCCTAGATTTTTGGGAGGTGGCGGCTAGCTAGGTCGTCTCATCTGGCCTCCGATGACTGCAACCGCAACATCGCCCCTTGGATTGACAGAAAATGGATATGCTCTGCTCCGATACCCATTGGTTTGTGAAGTGAAAGATGGCATTGCTCGGTTTTTTAACAGGCAAAAGGGACTTCGAGGATCCCGAATCTGGTGTTAGATTAGCAAAAGTGTTACAGCTCTACACAAAGGACCCTAGAAAAAAATTAAAATTACACATTGGTCCTCCATTCTACAATTAGAAGCcctcaagaaaaaggaaaaacacaatTGGGTTTCGATCACCATGGCGACCTCACCGGAGATGCAAAAGCCACCATCTCCGGAAGCAACATTGCCAGCTCTGGGCAACAAGAATACTACCTCcacactagaggttgaagaaggggGCATCAAAAAAAGCAAGCAAAACAAGGAACAGCTGGCGAACAACCCTAGCCGCCTAAATCGCACACTCTAAACATTTCCATGGTTGGTCTGCGGCTCCAGCGTGAAGTTTGATGCAAAGGTTGATGAAGAATACACCGATGCACCGAGGCCAATGGGAATCCCCACGGATCCAAAGCTCGGAAGAGCGGGAGCGCAGATTTACCGCTTTTCCTGCTGCACCTCCACGAAGGTAAATAAGAGAGAGCCAACAGGGAGCTTGCTTCTCCCAATTCCAGGTCCCATCAATATTATTATTAGAGAGGCTCTCACCAAATCCTCCATACACCGCTACCATCCACTTCAGAGAATATAAAGTAGAGAAGAAACACACCGAGCCGACGCCGGTGGTAGAGCCAGCATCCGAAGCTATACAACGCCATGATCTGGCAGGTATGCGATGGCATGGGAGCCGCCATCACTCAAGATACTTCCTTCACCTCGTAGACCTTAACAGGAACTCGAGGGTAAAGAAAAGGACTTGAGTAGTCGTCGAATCTGGATCCAAACACCTCATTATTTGTCAGGAGAAGCAAAGAAACAAGAAACCTACCACTACGCACGAACAAGCCCCCCTTCCACCCCCATTCCGGTTGTCAACATAGGTGGAGAATAGGGGAAGGAGGGTGTTCTGAATCTACGGCACAAGGGACGACCTCAGTCCATGTCAATCTAGGTGGAAGGGGGAGTGGAAGAGAGGGGTGGGGGTTATCTGAATGAGCAATCCTACACATATGAATGATATGGTACATGATTAACGAGGTGGCTTGTGTGGGATTTTATGGTTGCAGAAATTAGAGGAAGGGCCCCACCCGGAATGGGGGGAGGGGGTATTAAGGAATGTCCGGTGATAACGGTTTTTCTATTTCTAAGGTACCTTTTTTGTTGCGTTGGTCACTTTTTCCTTCTTCGTTCCTTCTTCCCGAGTGCATGAGATGTGGAGGCCggaccccattatctatcttaaggTGGAAGCCAcaaccccattatctatcttagggtgaaGCCACAACCCCATTATTTATCTTAGGGGTGGGGGTGCAGGAGGTCATCAGAGTTGTTCACTGGTGTGACAGGGATTATAGGGATGGCTCGGGCGATGGTCAGCACGGCAGTGCCGGGAGTGTGGGGCGGTGAGGCGGAGGCAGGCAGTTAGGCTAGGGTTAGCCGGTGGCTGCGTGAGAGGAAGAAGGTGGAGGTTAAAGATGAATAGTGGCCGATCTATTTTGAGCCGTTGGATGAAGATCGAATGGCTTTTGATGAAAGTgagtgatgatacatgttttttcAGATACCTGATAAATAAACGATCCACCATAATAATTTTGTAGATTGACTGTAGGTGTAACATTTTTTCTATCTTTTTTCTTCATGgtagcattttttttatttttttattttccaaaAAGGGTAGCATCTTCTTATCCAGGATCCCTCGATCAAGAGCATTGCCATTTTCTTATAAATAGAGGCCCAACTGAGCAGAAAGGGTATGCAAATCTAGCTAGCCAAGAGCAACACATAGCCATAGTGCGACTGCATACGAGTACGTAGGTAGAGAAGGCGAGAATGAACAACACACTACCAGTAACGGCGCCCACCGCGCACGCGCCCATGCCGTCGCCGGCGCCGAAGCTTGGAGGTGCAAACATCGCCAGCCGGTGGCGCGAGCTCCAGGGCTCGGACTCGTGGGTTGGGCTCCTGGACCCGCTGGACTACGACCTCCGACAATCCATCATATCTTACGGCGAGCTCGCATCGGCCGCCCACGACGTGTTCAACCTTGAGAAGCGGTCACCTCACGCCGGCTTCTGCTTGTACAGCCGCGACCACCTTCTCGCCGCCTCCACCGTGACCCACCCTGAGTACTACAAGGTCACCAAGTTCCTCTACGCGACCTGCGGGGGATCAACGGCATCGAGGTTGGCCACATCCGTGCCAACGGTGACCAACGCGCTGTTCGTGCAACCGCTGGGAAAGGCCGAGGGGACTCCGACGTCCAACTGGATGGGTTACGTGGCGGTGGCGACGAACGAGGGAGTTACAGCACTGGGGAGGCGTGACATCGTCGTGGTGTGGCGCGGCACCGAGAACGAGTTGGAGTGGGAGGAAGACAAGCACTTCCTTCAGGTGTCTGCCGCGCCGGTGTTGGGCCGCTATGCTGACGAAGAGTACAAGAACGCCAAGGTGCACCGTGGCTTCCTATCCGTGTACACGTCCAGTGACAACAACTCCATGTACAACAAGACCAGCGCCAGAGAGCAGGTGAGCCTTGCatacttcatatatatatatatatattgtccagtTCAATCTTAGGCTTAATAACATACCAGCAGCCGGAATTGTTCAAGGTGAAATTTGTCTTCACTAAAGGTGTACGCACACATGCAGGTTCTCGAGGAGGTAGGGAGGCTAATGGAGGAGTACAAGGACGAGGTGACCAGCATCACCGTCACCGGCCATAGCCTTGGAGCGTCACTCGCCACCCTCACCGCCATCGACATGGTGGCCAACGACGTCAACGTGCCCCCTAACTCGAAGCAACCGCCGTGCCCCGTGACAGCGATACTGCTGGCGTGCCCGCGAGTCGGGAACCCCACGTTCAAGTCCGCCTTCGACTCATTCCACCTCCTGCGGGCACTCCACGTGGCGAACGCCAAAGACCTCGTGCCACAGAACCCTCCCTCTGTGTTGTTAATGTGGTACGTGGACTGCGCGACAACAACGACCGTAATTGACACGGACCGGTCACCCTACGTGTTTCACAAAATATCGACCCACCACGTCCTCGAGTTGTACCTGCACGGTGTCGCAGGGGATCATGGCGACAAGGCGGACTTCAAACTAGTGGTTCCCCGCGACGTGGCGCTGGTGAACAAGACTATTGACCTGCTGACAGACGAATACCCAGTGCCGGGGAGCTGGTGGGTCATTAAAAACAAATGCATGGTCAAGGGCACCGATGGCCAGTGGAAACTCGATGACTTTGAAGAAGCATAGTTAAGTGGTTAAGACGGTATACAAGATTGTTGCCTATGGATTCGGCATGTACTATATATGCTCTTGTGCTTGCTTGTGTGTTTGCATTTCAATCATGTTGTCGGGCGTGAATATTTGTAGCAGATGACGGCCTGGCCGATCATTCAGTTATTGTCCTTCTATTTCATGCCTCCTACAAGTCTCGCTATATCATGTACTTATGCATTGCTTCATTGCTTTGAAAAATGTCATATCCCGTGTCTAAAAGAGCTTCTTCTTTTTTAATCTAAAGTGGCATGTTCTTGGTgttaatgacatgtacttagccgATTCATGGTGCGTGAATTGAGTTGGACGAACACAGGTAGTCCCGAGAAAAGAAAGAAAGCTGGTTCGGGATCAATCAACCAAAGCAGAAAGACTAAATAAGACAGCTCGGTTAAAATAGATTTTGATTTCTATATAACTTAATGACTTTGGTCGTCAAGAGTCATGGTCTCATGGAAGCCATACGTACTACATTGAGAGGTTGGGTAAATGATTAACAGAAATAGGGTGAACTAAAATCGCATATCATTGAGATTCAAAAAGCATCTCACTGGTGTTAGGATATTCTAGCCACATCATATGTCCATATAAAACAGTATTTCAGACCCGCAAAAAGAACAGTATTTCAGAAATCgcaatatgcaaaaaaaaaaaactcacACCACCACAATACATGTCGTCTCTGTGGGTAAATTAATTGAAGCTGCCCTATATGAAAATTGTCCCAACCATCAGATGCCAGGTGTCAGGCTTCTCCTTGGCATCGAGTGAAATCCATTATATGCTAGAAATTGGCCGTGTTTGCTGAATCAATCAAAGGGCATGTACGCGTTTATTATCTAGGAGTATCTTAGAACCTAACTTGCTCCTTAATTCGTTTAAAATAGATTTTTGATNNNNNNNNNNNNNNNNNNNNNNNNNNNNNNNNNNNNNNNNNNNNNNNNNNNNNNNNNNNNNNNNNNNNNNNNNNNNNNNNNNNNNNNNNNNNNNNNNNNNNNNNNNNNNNNNNNNNNNNNNNNNNNNNNNNNNNNNNNNNNNNNNNNNNNNNNNNNNNNNNNNNNNNNNNNNNNNNNNNNNNNNNNNNNNNNNNNNNNNNNNNNNNNNNNNNNNNNNNNNNNNNNNNNNNNNNNNNNNNNNNNNNNNNNNNNNNNNNNNNNNNNNNNNNNNNNNNNNNNNNNNNNNNNNNNNNNNNNNN encodes:
- the LOC119349162 gene encoding phospholipase A1-II 7-like; its protein translation is MNNTLPVTAPTAHAPMPSPAPKLGGANIASRWRELQGSDSWVGLLDPLDYDLRQSIISYGELASAAHDVFNLEKRSPHAGFCLYSRDHLLAASTVTHPEYYKVTKFLYATCGGSTASRLATSVPTVTNALFVQPLGKAEGTPTSNWMGYVAVATNEGVTALGRRDIVVVWRGTENELEWEEDKHFLQVSAAPVLGRYADEEYKNAKVHRGFLSVYTSSDNNSMYNKTSAREQVLEEVGRLMEEYKDEVTSITVTGHSLGASLATLTAIDMVANDVNVPPNSKQPPCPVTAILLACPRVGNPTFKSAFDSFHLLRALHVANAKDLVPQNPPSVLLMWYVDCATTTTVIDTDRSPYVFHKISTHHVLELYLHGVAGDHGDKADFKLVVPRDVALVNKTIDLLTDEYPVPGSWWVIKNKCMVKGTDGQWKLDDFEEA